The following proteins are encoded in a genomic region of Capra hircus breed San Clemente chromosome 16, ASM170441v1, whole genome shotgun sequence:
- the SERPINC1 gene encoding antithrombin-III codes for MISNGIGTVTTGKRSTCLLPLLLIGLWGCVTCHRSPVEDICTAKPRDIPVNPMCIYRSPEKKATEGEGSEQKIPGATNRRVWELSKANSLFATAFYQHLADSKNNNDNIFLSPLSISTAFAMTKLGACNNTLKQLMEVFKFDTISEKTSDQIHFFFAKLNCRLYRKANKSSELVSANRLFGDKSITFNETYQDISEVVYGAKLQPLDFKGNAEQSRLTINQWISNKTEGRITDVIPPQAIDEFTVLVLVNTIYFKGLWKSKFSPENTKKELFYKADGESCSVPMMYQEGKFRYRRVAEGTQVLELPFKGDDITMVLILPKLEKPLAKVERELTPDMLQEWLDELTETLLVVHMPHFRIEDSFSVKEQLQDMGLEDLFSPEKSRLPGIVAEGRNDLYVSDAFHKAFLEVNEEGSEAAASTVISIAGRSLNLNRVTFQANRPFLVLIREVALNTIIFMGRVANPCVN; via the exons ATGATTTCCAATGGGATAGGAACTGTCACCACTGGGAAAAG GAGCACATGTCTTCTCCCTTTGCTGCTCATTGGCCTCTGGGGCTGTGTGACCTGTCATCGGAGCCCTGTGGAGGACATCTGCACAGCCAAACCTCGGGACATTCCTGTGAATCCCATGTGTATTTACCGCTCCCCAGAGAAGAAGGCAACTGAGGGAGAGGGCTCAGAGCAGAAGATCCCTGGGGCCACCAACCGGCGGGTCTGGGAACTGTCCAAGGCCAATTCCCTCTTTGCCACTGCCTTCTATCAGCATTTGGCAGACTCCAAGAATAACAATGACAACATTTTCCTGTCACCCCTGAGTATCTCCACAGCTTTTGCTATGACCAAGCTGGGTGCCTGTAACAACACACTCAAGCAGTTGATGGAG GTTTTTAAGTTTGATACCATCTCTGAGAAAACTTCTGATCAGATCCACTTTTTCTTTGCTAAACTGAACTGCCGACTCTATCGAAAAGCCAATAAATCCTCTGAGTTGGTATCGGCCAACCGTCTTTTTGGAGACAAATCCATTACCTTCAATGAGACCTACCAGGACATCAGTGAGGTGGTATATGGGGCCAAGCTCCAGCCCCTGGACTTCAAG GGAAATGCAGAGCAGTCCAGATTGACTATCAACCAATGGATATCCAATAAGACTGAAGGGCGTATCACTGATGTCATTCCCCCACAAGCCATCGATGAGTTCACTGTCCTGGTGCTAGTCAACACCATTTACTTCAAG GGCCTGTGGAAGTCAAAGTTCAGTCCCGAGAACACAAAGAAGGAGCTGTTCTACAAGGCTGACGGGGAGTCATGTTCAGTACCCATGATGTACCAGGAAGGCAAGTTCCGCTATCGGAGAGTGGCAGAAGGCACCCAGGTGCTCGAGTTGCCCTTCAAGGGTGATGACATCACCATGGTGCTCATCCTGCCCAAGCTGGAGAAGCCCCTGGCCAAGGTGGAACGGGAGCTCACCCCAGACATGCTGCAGGAGTGGCTGGATGAGCTGACAGAGACACTGCTGGTGGTCCACATGCCCCACTTCCGCATCGAGGACAGCTTCAGCGTGAAGGAGCAGCTGCAAGACATGGGCCTCGAAGACCTGTTCAGTCCTGAGAAGTCCAGGCTCCCGG GTATTGTTGCAGAAGGTCGAAACGACCTCTATGTCTCAGATGCATTCCATAAGGCATTTCTTGAG GTAAATGAGGAAGGCAGTGAAGCTGCAGCAAGTACCGTCATTAGCATCGCTGGTCGTTCGCTGAACCTGAACAGGGTGACCTTCCAGGCCAACAGGCCCTTCCTGGTTCTCATCAGGGAAGTTGCTCTGAACACTATCATATTCATGGGCAGAGTAGCCAACCCTTGTGTTAATTAA